In Harpia harpyja isolate bHarHar1 chromosome 12, bHarHar1 primary haplotype, whole genome shotgun sequence, a single window of DNA contains:
- the SIAH2 gene encoding LOW QUALITY PROTEIN: E3 ubiquitin-protein ligase SIAH2 (The sequence of the model RefSeq protein was modified relative to this genomic sequence to represent the inferred CDS: inserted 2 bases in 1 codon) produces the protein MSRPSSAGPGASKPCGKQQHAPSPAVPAAVLPGPGGASPPPPPPPSSSSSPPAAAAAATXQQHHELTSLFECPVCFDYVLPPILQCQAGHLVCNQCRQKLSLCPTCRGSLTPSIRNLAMEKVASAVLFPCKYATTGCSLTLHHTEKPEHEDICEYRPYSCPCPGASCKWQGSLEAVMSHLMHAHKSITTLQGEDIVFLATDINLPGAVDWVMMQSCFGHHFMLVLEKQEKYEGHQQFFAIVLLIGTRKQAENFAYRLELNGNRRRLTWEATPCSIHDGVAAAILNSDCLIFDTAIAHLFADNGNLGINVTISTCCP, from the exons ATGAGCCGCCCGTCCTCCGCCGGCCCCGGCGCTAGCAAACCCTGCGGCAAGCAGCAGCACGCCCCGTCCCCCGCCGTGCCCGCCGCCGTCCTCCCGGGTCCCGGCGGGGCGTctccgccgcctcccccccccccctcctcctcctcctccccccccgccgccgccgccgccgcaac gcagcagcatcacgAACTGACCTCGCTCTTCGAGTGCCCCGTCTGCTTCGACTATGTGCTGCCGCCCATCCTCCAGTGTCAGGCCGGGCATCTGGTCTGCAATCAATGCAGGCAGAAGCTGAGCCTCTGCCCCACTTGCCGGGGCTCCCTCACCCCCAGCATCAGGAACCTGGCCATGGAGAAGGTGGCCTCGGCCGTGCTCTTCCCCTGCAAG TACGCCACAACAGGCTGCTCTCTGACACTCCATCACACAGAAAAGCCAGAACACGAAGACATCTGTGAGTATCGTCCCTACTCCTGCCCATGCCCTGGTGCCTCCTGTAAATGGCAGGGATCCCTGGAAGCCGTGATGTCCCACCTCATGCACGCCCACAAAAGCATTACCACCCTTCAGGGAGAAGACATCGTTTTTCTTGCCACAGACATTAACCTTCCAGGGGCTGTTGACTGGGTGATGATGCAGTCGTGCTTCGGTCACCACTTCATGCTGGTGCTGGAGAAACAAGAGAAGTATGAAGGTCACCAGCAGTTTTTTGCCATCGTGCTGCTCATCGGCACCCGTAAGCAAGCGGAGAACTTTGCATACAGACTGGAGCTGAATGGCAACCGCCGCCGGCTGACCTGGGAGGCAACGCCTTGCTCCATCCACGACGGGGTGGCTGCGGCCATTCTGAACAGCGACTGCCTAATTTTTGATACGGCTATAGCACACCTTTTTGCTGACAATGGAAACCTTGGCATTAACGTGACTATTTCTACGTGTTGTCCGTGA